The following are encoded in a window of Acropora muricata isolate sample 2 chromosome 6, ASM3666990v1, whole genome shotgun sequence genomic DNA:
- the LOC136919894 gene encoding rab11 family-interacting protein 3-like isoform X2: protein MQDGNVEDVLGELKAVFEVCDQNGDGFVKTQDLLRLGQEHVSEGFEEMKTLIEKLDPEGFGQISFDRFCSGIHDFLGVNGDLNSNGGKEANKFSADEQYPRLTISANNDHFEDSCCERDSTYSTASTNEYNGDDDDDNFQDELNISNFSRNQKQYSTFPPPTLPRLKYRSTLPVTSTEIYSDRHSDTSEYQSEEGFEGFGESFSEDTAFEDSPRIRHDNRLADRLLRGRTSAAAAAFSSQNGHHMNLFKCHSENPSRQNSFEDLIIDRPMSDSEAGTSVFLITELKRLSSQVSLLQEDHVMQQGKQQKIRDENKLLSTRINALEEQLETQKLSTGKQVEEEGLKYKVALTKLERENEDSLIALNKKLQQAEEEIEKLKKVEPLLRKELDTCQEEKRRLLNQVDSLELALQLKADEVKELKAKLNAEIKGRLQDQQQHEQDLAVASEHLSELERYKLEVEIKLKDHHNMEQQKTDLERHVQALIKENLGLKNSKEELNVQLHQDGYFGATQQGSLADELVTADKEKIINTLREQEEENRRLRGYLDGLLMMIMEHNPSLLELQ, encoded by the exons ATGCAAGACGGAAATGTGGAAGATGTCCTAGGTGAGTTGAAAGCTGTGTTTGAAGTGTGCGACCAAAATGGCGATGGCTTCGTGAAAACACAGGATCTTCTGCGGCTTGGCCAAGAACACGTCAGTGAAGGCTTTGAG gAGATGAAAACCTTGATAGAGAAGTTGGATCCAGAGGGATTCGGACAAATTAGCTTTGACAGATTTTGCAGCGGAATCCACGATTTCCTAG GGGTCAATGGTGATCTGAATTCGAATGGCGGAAAAGAAGCTAACAAATTTTCCGCCGATGAGCAATATCCACGACTCACGATATCTGCGAATAACGACCATTTCGAGGACAGTTGTTGTGAG cGGGATAGTACGTATAGCACGGCATCAACAAATGAGtataatggtgatgatgatgatgacaacttcCAGGATGAGCTCAACATATCCAATTTCAGCCGTAATCAAAAGCAATATTCCACATTTCCACCTCCAACTTTGCCTCGATTGAAATATCGGTCCACTTTACCTGTCACAAGCACAGAGATTTACAGTGACAGACACTCAGACACCAGTGAATATCAGTCTGAGGAAGGCTTTGAAGGTTTCGGGGAAAGCTTTAGTGAGGACACAGCATTCGAGGATAGTCCACGCATCAGGCATGATAATCGCCTTGCAGATCGCTTACTGAGAGG GAGAACGTCGGCTGCTGCAGCTGCATTTTCAAG TCAAAATGGCCACCACATGAACCTCTTTAAATGTCACTCTGAAAACCCAAGTcgacaaaacagttttgaagatTTGATCATCGATAGACCAATGTCTGACAGTGAAGCGGGGACATCCGTGTTTCTCATCACTGAG CTAAAAAGGTTATCATCACAAGTATCATTATTACAGGAAGACCACGTCATGCAGcaaggaaaacagcaaaaaattcgcgatgaaaacaaattACTCAGTACAAG AATTAATGCCTTAGAAGAACAGCTTGAGACACAGAAACTCTCTACAGGAAAGCAAGTTGAAGAGGAAGGCTTAAAATATAAAGTAGCTTTG ACTAAATTAGAGAGAGAGAATGAAGATTCCTTAATTGCACTCAACAAAAA ACTTCAACAAGCTGAAGAGGagattgaaaaattaaaaaaggtgGAGCCTCTTTTAAGAAAAGAACTTGACACATGTCAAGAG GAAAAGAGAAGGCTTCTAAACCAAGTTGATAGTCTTGAGCTTGCACTTCAATTAAAAGCTGATGAGGTGAAGGAGCTCAAAGCAAagctaaatgctgaaataaaaGGGCGATTACAAGATCAGCAACAGCATGAGCAG GATCTTGCAGTGGCTAGTGAGCATTTGTCAGAATTGGAGAGATATAAACTAGAAGTagaaataaaactaaaagacCATCATAATATGGAACAACAAAAAACTGACCTGGAGAGGCATGTTCAGGCTCTTATCAAG gaaaactTAGGCTTGAAAAATTCTAAAGAGGAACTCAATGTTCAGTTACACCAGGATGGTTATTTCGGTGCCACTCAG CAAGGATCACTGGCAGATGAACTTGTCACAGcggacaaagaaaaaatcattaacaCACTAAGAGAACAAGAGGAGGAAAACAGAAGACTGCGAGGGTACCTGGATGGATTACTCATGATGATTATGGAGCATAATCCTTCTCTACTTGAACTTCAGTGA
- the LOC136919894 gene encoding rab11 family-interacting protein 3-like isoform X1 encodes MQDGNVEDVLGELKAVFEVCDQNGDGFVKTQDLLRLGQEHVSEGFEEMKTLIEKLDPEGFGQISFDRFCSGIHDFLGVNGDLNSNGGKEANKFSADEQYPRLTISANNDHFEDSCCERDSTYSTASTNEYNGDDDDDNFQDELNISNFSRNQKQYSTFPPPTLPRLKYRSTLPVTSTEIYSDRHSDTSEYQSEEGFEGFGESFSEDTAFEDSPRIRHDNRLADRLLRGRTSAAAAAFSSQNGHHMNLFKCHSENPSRQNSFEDLIIDRPMSDSEAGTSVFLITELKRLSSQVSLLQEDHVMQQGKQQKIRDENKLLSTRINALEEQLETQKLSTGKQVEEEGLKYKVALTKLERENEDSLIALNKKLQQAEEEIEKLKKVEPLLRKELDTCQEEKRRLLNQVDSLELALQLKADEVKELKAKLNAEIKGRLQDQQQHEQDLAVASEHLSELERYKLEVEIKLKDHHNMEQQKTDLERHVQALIKENLGLKNSKEELNVQLHQDGYFGATQVDKRPGPSCLKQGSLADELVTADKEKIINTLREQEEENRRLRGYLDGLLMMIMEHNPSLLELQ; translated from the exons ATGCAAGACGGAAATGTGGAAGATGTCCTAGGTGAGTTGAAAGCTGTGTTTGAAGTGTGCGACCAAAATGGCGATGGCTTCGTGAAAACACAGGATCTTCTGCGGCTTGGCCAAGAACACGTCAGTGAAGGCTTTGAG gAGATGAAAACCTTGATAGAGAAGTTGGATCCAGAGGGATTCGGACAAATTAGCTTTGACAGATTTTGCAGCGGAATCCACGATTTCCTAG GGGTCAATGGTGATCTGAATTCGAATGGCGGAAAAGAAGCTAACAAATTTTCCGCCGATGAGCAATATCCACGACTCACGATATCTGCGAATAACGACCATTTCGAGGACAGTTGTTGTGAG cGGGATAGTACGTATAGCACGGCATCAACAAATGAGtataatggtgatgatgatgatgacaacttcCAGGATGAGCTCAACATATCCAATTTCAGCCGTAATCAAAAGCAATATTCCACATTTCCACCTCCAACTTTGCCTCGATTGAAATATCGGTCCACTTTACCTGTCACAAGCACAGAGATTTACAGTGACAGACACTCAGACACCAGTGAATATCAGTCTGAGGAAGGCTTTGAAGGTTTCGGGGAAAGCTTTAGTGAGGACACAGCATTCGAGGATAGTCCACGCATCAGGCATGATAATCGCCTTGCAGATCGCTTACTGAGAGG GAGAACGTCGGCTGCTGCAGCTGCATTTTCAAG TCAAAATGGCCACCACATGAACCTCTTTAAATGTCACTCTGAAAACCCAAGTcgacaaaacagttttgaagatTTGATCATCGATAGACCAATGTCTGACAGTGAAGCGGGGACATCCGTGTTTCTCATCACTGAG CTAAAAAGGTTATCATCACAAGTATCATTATTACAGGAAGACCACGTCATGCAGcaaggaaaacagcaaaaaattcgcgatgaaaacaaattACTCAGTACAAG AATTAATGCCTTAGAAGAACAGCTTGAGACACAGAAACTCTCTACAGGAAAGCAAGTTGAAGAGGAAGGCTTAAAATATAAAGTAGCTTTG ACTAAATTAGAGAGAGAGAATGAAGATTCCTTAATTGCACTCAACAAAAA ACTTCAACAAGCTGAAGAGGagattgaaaaattaaaaaaggtgGAGCCTCTTTTAAGAAAAGAACTTGACACATGTCAAGAG GAAAAGAGAAGGCTTCTAAACCAAGTTGATAGTCTTGAGCTTGCACTTCAATTAAAAGCTGATGAGGTGAAGGAGCTCAAAGCAAagctaaatgctgaaataaaaGGGCGATTACAAGATCAGCAACAGCATGAGCAG GATCTTGCAGTGGCTAGTGAGCATTTGTCAGAATTGGAGAGATATAAACTAGAAGTagaaataaaactaaaagacCATCATAATATGGAACAACAAAAAACTGACCTGGAGAGGCATGTTCAGGCTCTTATCAAG gaaaactTAGGCTTGAAAAATTCTAAAGAGGAACTCAATGTTCAGTTACACCAGGATGGTTATTTCGGTGCCACTCAGGTAGATAAACGACCAGGCCCAAGTTGTTTAAAG CAAGGATCACTGGCAGATGAACTTGTCACAGcggacaaagaaaaaatcattaacaCACTAAGAGAACAAGAGGAGGAAAACAGAAGACTGCGAGGGTACCTGGATGGATTACTCATGATGATTATGGAGCATAATCCTTCTCTACTTGAACTTCAGTGA
- the LOC136919894 gene encoding rab11 family-interacting protein 3-like isoform X3, translating to MFFSSDNIEMKTLIEKLDPEGFGQISFDRFCSGIHDFLGVNGDLNSNGGKEANKFSADEQYPRLTISANNDHFEDSCCERDSTYSTASTNEYNGDDDDDNFQDELNISNFSRNQKQYSTFPPPTLPRLKYRSTLPVTSTEIYSDRHSDTSEYQSEEGFEGFGESFSEDTAFEDSPRIRHDNRLADRLLRGRTSAAAAAFSSQNGHHMNLFKCHSENPSRQNSFEDLIIDRPMSDSEAGTSVFLITELKRLSSQVSLLQEDHVMQQGKQQKIRDENKLLSTRINALEEQLETQKLSTGKQVEEEGLKYKVALTKLERENEDSLIALNKKLQQAEEEIEKLKKVEPLLRKELDTCQEEKRRLLNQVDSLELALQLKADEVKELKAKLNAEIKGRLQDQQQHEQDLAVASEHLSELERYKLEVEIKLKDHHNMEQQKTDLERHVQALIKENLGLKNSKEELNVQLHQDGYFGATQVDKRPGPSCLKQGSLADELVTADKEKIINTLREQEEENRRLRGYLDGLLMMIMEHNPSLLELQ from the exons ATGTTTTTCTCGAGTGACAATATC gAGATGAAAACCTTGATAGAGAAGTTGGATCCAGAGGGATTCGGACAAATTAGCTTTGACAGATTTTGCAGCGGAATCCACGATTTCCTAG GGGTCAATGGTGATCTGAATTCGAATGGCGGAAAAGAAGCTAACAAATTTTCCGCCGATGAGCAATATCCACGACTCACGATATCTGCGAATAACGACCATTTCGAGGACAGTTGTTGTGAG cGGGATAGTACGTATAGCACGGCATCAACAAATGAGtataatggtgatgatgatgatgacaacttcCAGGATGAGCTCAACATATCCAATTTCAGCCGTAATCAAAAGCAATATTCCACATTTCCACCTCCAACTTTGCCTCGATTGAAATATCGGTCCACTTTACCTGTCACAAGCACAGAGATTTACAGTGACAGACACTCAGACACCAGTGAATATCAGTCTGAGGAAGGCTTTGAAGGTTTCGGGGAAAGCTTTAGTGAGGACACAGCATTCGAGGATAGTCCACGCATCAGGCATGATAATCGCCTTGCAGATCGCTTACTGAGAGG GAGAACGTCGGCTGCTGCAGCTGCATTTTCAAG TCAAAATGGCCACCACATGAACCTCTTTAAATGTCACTCTGAAAACCCAAGTcgacaaaacagttttgaagatTTGATCATCGATAGACCAATGTCTGACAGTGAAGCGGGGACATCCGTGTTTCTCATCACTGAG CTAAAAAGGTTATCATCACAAGTATCATTATTACAGGAAGACCACGTCATGCAGcaaggaaaacagcaaaaaattcgcgatgaaaacaaattACTCAGTACAAG AATTAATGCCTTAGAAGAACAGCTTGAGACACAGAAACTCTCTACAGGAAAGCAAGTTGAAGAGGAAGGCTTAAAATATAAAGTAGCTTTG ACTAAATTAGAGAGAGAGAATGAAGATTCCTTAATTGCACTCAACAAAAA ACTTCAACAAGCTGAAGAGGagattgaaaaattaaaaaaggtgGAGCCTCTTTTAAGAAAAGAACTTGACACATGTCAAGAG GAAAAGAGAAGGCTTCTAAACCAAGTTGATAGTCTTGAGCTTGCACTTCAATTAAAAGCTGATGAGGTGAAGGAGCTCAAAGCAAagctaaatgctgaaataaaaGGGCGATTACAAGATCAGCAACAGCATGAGCAG GATCTTGCAGTGGCTAGTGAGCATTTGTCAGAATTGGAGAGATATAAACTAGAAGTagaaataaaactaaaagacCATCATAATATGGAACAACAAAAAACTGACCTGGAGAGGCATGTTCAGGCTCTTATCAAG gaaaactTAGGCTTGAAAAATTCTAAAGAGGAACTCAATGTTCAGTTACACCAGGATGGTTATTTCGGTGCCACTCAGGTAGATAAACGACCAGGCCCAAGTTGTTTAAAG CAAGGATCACTGGCAGATGAACTTGTCACAGcggacaaagaaaaaatcattaacaCACTAAGAGAACAAGAGGAGGAAAACAGAAGACTGCGAGGGTACCTGGATGGATTACTCATGATGATTATGGAGCATAATCCTTCTCTACTTGAACTTCAGTGA
- the LOC136920025 gene encoding PHD finger-like domain-containing protein 5A has product MAKHHPDLIMCRKQPGVAIGRLCEKCDGKCVICDSYVRPCTLVRICDECNYGSYQGRCVICGGPGVSDAYYCKECTVQEKDRDGCPKIVNLGSSKTDLFYERKKYGFKKR; this is encoded by the exons atggcgaaACATCACCCAGACTTGATCATGTGCAGAAAACAACCAGGTGTTG CCATTGGAAGATTGTGCGAGAAAT GTGATGGTAAATGTGTTATCTGTGACTCATATGTTCGTCCTTGCACACTGGTGCGGATATGCGATGAATGCAATTATGGTTCATACCAAGGTCGCTGTGTGATTTGTGGTGGCCCTGGTGTCTCTGATGCGTACTACTGCAAGGAATGTACGGTACAAGAGAAAGAT AGAGATGGTTGTCCGAAGATTGTCAACTTGGGAAGTTCAAAGACAGATCTCTTTTATGAAAGAAAGAAGTATGGTTTCAAAAAGAGATGA
- the LOC136919895 gene encoding adenosine receptor A3-like produces the protein MKINSLCEELEPFYPNVSEVQDLYSTYLVNCVFDAFLCHSTISLNVVTIYMIRKTASLPSTLKTVLLSLAVSDLGVGFVVQPLFISLQVDWLQNINPGCGNYIIFSIMTNVFFTASFLGILAITLDRFLALQFHLRYQEIVTHKRSVAVVICFWIFSTMFSTRIFWVSSKVKYLLSAIAGILGLVITILVYLRIYRVLQYHKSRIEALQVGQRTLGTSNFASLKKYAAGSFYLYLLFLACYTPRFVCLAAFKIYGPSSQLKVFSITSSTLMFLNSTLNPLIYCWKMKSIRHTIMNTIPGMAWRRNDSQQDC, from the coding sequence ATGAAGATAAACTCACTTTGTGAGGAACTTGAGCCATTTTATCCAAACGTCTCAGAAGTTCAAGATTTGTATTCAACATACCTCGTCAACTGTGTGTTTGACGCATTTTTGTGTCATAGTACAATTTCTTTGAACGTTGTTACAATCTACATGATAAGAAAAACTGCGTCGTTGCCTTCCACCTTGAAAACAGTGCTCTTGAGTTTGGCTGTATCTGATCTTGGCGTTGGTTTTGTAGTACAACCTTTGTTCATCTCGCTTCAGGTTGACTGGTTGCAGAATATTAACCCTGGCTGCGGGAACTACATCATATTCAGCATTATGACGAATGTATTTTTCACTGCATCGTTCTTGGGTATCTTGGCAATAACGTTAGACAGATTCTTAGCTTTACAGTTTCATCTTCGATACCAGGAAATTGTGACCCACAAACGATCGGTTGCTGTGGTGATTTGTTTTTGGATATTTAGCACGATGTTTTCTACAAGAATTTTTTGGGTTTCGTCGAAAGTCAAATACTTACTTTCAGCTATTGCAGGCATTTTAGGTCTTGTTATCACAATACTGGTTTATTTAAGGATTTATCGTGTTTTACAGTACCACAAAAGTCGAATCGAAGCTTTGCAAGTTGGACAACGAACTCTGGGAACCAGCAATTTTGCAAGCTTAAAAAAATATGCAGCTGGGTCTTTTTATCTATATCTATTATTTCTGGCTTGTTATACGCCCCGGTTTGTGTGTTTAGCCGCCTTTAAGATCTATGGCCCAAGCAGTCAGCTGAAAGTATTTTCAATTACCTCTTCAACACTCATGTTTCTTAACTCAACCTTAAATCCTTTAATTTATTGTTGGAAGATGAAAAGCATTCGGCACACTATCATGAACACGATTCCAGGGATGGCCTGGCGTAGAAACGACTCTCAGCAAGATTGTTAA
- the LOC136919896 gene encoding cytoplasmic phosphatidylinositol transfer protein 1-like, producing the protein MILKEYRICMPITVEEYRIGQLYMISKHSHEQSDHGEGVHVVKNEPCEDEKYGKGQFTEKRVYLSSRLPAWMRSYIPKIFYVEEKAWNYYPYTITEYCCSFLPRFSIRIRTKYFNDNGCTENCFDLSEEMLEAREVVDVDIALDEVPEKHYVPEEDCRYFKSKKTGRGPLEDGWKDNTEPIMCSYKLVSVSFDVWALASRVESFVHRIIQDILLLGHRQAFAWIDNWIDMDIEDVRDYEKDMQEKTNHKVGAEI; encoded by the exons ATGATATTGAAGGAGTACAGAATATGTATGCCAATAACAGTGGAAGAG TATCGCATAGGACAACTGTACATGATAAGCAAGCACAGCCATGAACAAAGTGATCATGGTGAAGGAGTGCATGTAGTCAAAAACgaaccatgtgaagatgaaAAGTATGGCAAAGGACAGTTCACAGAAAAGAGAGTTTATTTATCAAG TCGTCTTCCAGCATGGATGCGGTCCTACATCCCAAAAATATTTTATGTAGAAGAAAAGGCATGGAATTATTATCCTTACACAATCACTG AATATTGT TGTTCTTTTCTTCCAAGATTTTCAATAAGGATACGAACAAAGTATTTCAATGATAATGGTTGTACAGAAAAT TGTTTTGATTTAAGTGAAGAGATGCTTGAGGCTAGGGAAGTTGTGGACGTTGACATTGCATTGGATGAAGTTCCGGAAAAACATTATGTTCCTGAAGAG GATTGCCGATattttaaatcaaagaaaacaggGCGAGGTCCTCTAGAGGATGGATGGAAA gaTAACACAGAGCCTATCATGTGCTCTTACAAGTTAGTTAGTGTCAGTTTTGATGTCTGGGCTTTAGCCTCAAGAGTAGAGTCTTTTGTTCATAGA ATTATCCAAGATATTTTATTACTTGGACACAGGCAAGCATTTGCATGGATTGACAATTGGATTG ATATGGACATAGAAGATGTTAGAGACTATGAGAAAGACATGCAGGAAAAAACCAATCATAAAGTTGGGgctgaaatttaa